AATATGGAAAATCTAGAATTAAATGAAAATAAATTTATTAATGCAGAAAAAAGTGCTCTTGTACTTATAGATTTACAAAGCGGAATTACGGCTAGGGAAATTCAACCTTCACCTTATACAAGTGAGGAGGTTATCCATAATGCAAGCAAGTTAGTTAATGCGTTTAGTGAAAAAGGAACTTTTATAGTTTTAGTAAGAGTTTCTACTATAGACGATAAAGATATGGTTAAACCGAAAACTGATTCAAAAGTTGTTGGAATGAAATATCCAGAAGGCTGGGATAACCTTGTACCTGAAATAGCTAACACTAAGAATGCTCATATTATTACAAAGAGGCAATGGGGCGCTTTTTATGGTACTGATCTAGATTTACAATTAAGACGTAGAGGAATTGACACTATTATATTAGGTGGGATTTCTACTAACATTGGTGTAGATACTACAGCAAGGGAAGCATATCAACATGGTTATAATCAAATTTTTGTGGAAGATGCTATGACTGCAGTAACAAAGGAAGAACATGATTATGTCTGCAAATACATCTTTCCTAGGATTGGAAAAATTAGAACGACAAAAGAAATAATTTCATCATTAAGATAAAATGAAAACTTAAATATCAAAAAGAATTGGGGGATTAAGATGAAAATTAAATGGTTTGGTCAATCATGTTTTATAATAACATCTGAAAGTGGAATAAAAGTATTAACAGATCCATATAAGAAAATGCTTGGTTATGAATTGCCTGAAATGGAAGCTGATATAGTATCTACAAGTCACAATCATAAGGACCATAATAATATAAATGTAGTCAAGAATAGTTTTATACATATAAATGAGCCAGGCGATTTTTCCGAACATGGAATAGAAATAAAAGGTATCCAAACATTTCATGATAAAACCTCTGGGTCTAAGAGAGGGCAAAATACTGTATATAACTTCAATATTGATGATATAAATATTTGTCATTGTGGTGACCTTGGACATGTTCTAGATGCCAATCAGATAGAGGAGATAGGAAATGTTCACATATTACTTCTCCCTATTGGTGGTTTAGCTACAATTAATGCATTTGATGCAGTTCAAGTGATGAAGCAGTTAAATCCAACAATTGTTATTCCTATGCACTACAGGACAAAGGCACTAGGGATAGCAGGTTATATATTTAGTAAGGTTGATAAATTCATTTCAGCCTCAGGACTAAAAGCAAAAGAGTATGGAGAACTTGAATTAAGCAAAGCAAATATTAAAGATTATTCAGGAATGGTTGTGCTTAAATACGATTAGAATTTGCTTTTGATAATATGATATACACTTAACTGGAATTATATTTACCAATTTCAAGAGCAATAGTTAGTTCGAAATCTTCGTATTTAATGAATTAATTGAACTATAATGAGTTTTTATGTAAGATTATACAACTAAATATAAGGTATTGTATTTTAATTTCATTATTGATTTTAAGTACAATACCTTATTTTGTTAAATGTTATATTGAAGTTTATAAATCTATAGAATACTATATATTAGAAGTTGTTTATAACTCATTTTTACATGTGTCTAAAGTTAAATTTGCAAGTTGACATTTATGTATTAGTATGGTTCCATTAAATTAAGAATTAGAAGTGATATATTTAACATATTTAGAATTTAAAGTATATAACATATATCTAAGGAGATATTATAATGAAACTTTTTAATTATATAAAAAATAATATTAAAGGGTATTCAAATTGGAAACGTTATAGTATAAAGGCAAAATTACTAACTATATTTATAATTATTTCTATTATACCAATTATTTTTAGTCAAGTATTTTTGTACAAGCTATCGCAGCATTATCTAGAAAAAAAAATTACAAGCCTCACAGATAGAAATCTATTTTACGTAAAAACTAATATAGAAACAGATATGAATTATTATAAAGATACTTTGTATAGGATTACAGTAGATAATGATTGTTTGGGGTTAGAGAATATGTTCAACAATGGTGATGAATTTGAAAAAGCAGCATCAATTAATAAAATTAGAGATATTTTTGGATCTTACTCATATTCTAGAAGTCAGATAAGAGCTATAACTTTCGTGGGGAAGGATGGAAGAAACGTATATTATGATAAAAGTAATCAAGGCATAAATAACAGAGTTTGGAATGCATATAGTGATTCTTCTAAAGCTGAAATTTACTCTAAAATTTTAAATAGTAATACGCCAGTTATTTTACCTACCACTGCTAATAGTTATATTGGCGGGAAGTCGGAGTATATGTTTCATATGGGATTAAAAGTTAGAGATATTAGGACTAAGGAAGAGGTTGGTATAATTATTATGAGTTTTGATGAGCAGGTCTTAT
The window above is part of the Clostridium saccharoperbutylacetonicum N1-4(HMT) genome. Proteins encoded here:
- a CDS encoding hydrolase, with amino-acid sequence MENLELNENKFINAEKSALVLIDLQSGITAREIQPSPYTSEEVIHNASKLVNAFSEKGTFIVLVRVSTIDDKDMVKPKTDSKVVGMKYPEGWDNLVPEIANTKNAHIITKRQWGAFYGTDLDLQLRRRGIDTIILGGISTNIGVDTTAREAYQHGYNQIFVEDAMTAVTKEEHDYVCKYIFPRIGKIRTTKEIISSLR
- a CDS encoding MBL fold metallo-hydrolase, which codes for MKIKWFGQSCFIITSESGIKVLTDPYKKMLGYELPEMEADIVSTSHNHKDHNNINVVKNSFIHINEPGDFSEHGIEIKGIQTFHDKTSGSKRGQNTVYNFNIDDINICHCGDLGHVLDANQIEEIGNVHILLLPIGGLATINAFDAVQVMKQLNPTIVIPMHYRTKALGIAGYIFSKVDKFISASGLKAKEYGELELSKANIKDYSGMVVLKYD